A region of the Festucalex cinctus isolate MCC-2025b chromosome 8, RoL_Fcin_1.0, whole genome shotgun sequence genome:
TAAATTTCACACTATCCTCCATTTTCCTTGAAAAATGTGCCTTGTTTCCTGGAGGAAATAAAACTCAGTCTCGCATCTAATAATGTTATTGGtgtcaaaaatacaaaacttttTCATCAGTGGGTTGAAACAGAAGCTCGTCACTTGGAGCCGTGCAAAAAGTGCAAACTTCAAATGGCGGCAGAACATTTGTTTGCTATGAGGCAGACGTTTATTTTCGGCCTCCTCTCAAATATGCACCTAACTAACACTTTCTGCAAATAAACAGCCACTACTTGAGCAAATACTGTACGCTAAAGTGGTTTTggtcccattttttttaaacttatccgAGTCCTTGACAAAGAATTTGAAGAATTAGCTTATTTTCAAACAAGATTAAACACGCTTTAGTGCATTTAATGTAGCGCTTGCAAATCTCGACCAGTCAGCACCTaataagcaacaacaacaaaaagtgtctTTGTTTCCATACTTCGAGTGTGCAGCTGCTCACGTGGCTTGTTAGGGAAACAGCATGTCGATGAAGAGTGACTATTTGAGTTCGTGAGGAAAGCACCGAAGCACATACAACAACTGACGGAGAGAAGCTGAGAACAGAGAGCGACGTTGGTGACCTCGTGACacgtatattaaaaaaacaacaaaaaaaaacatgtagaaAAGGTTTGGCATCCCACTTGGGCCAGCGGAAGTTCATCCCGGCGGCTACGGCGAGTACGGCGGCTACCTCCGAACGCGCTGCTTGGCCAGACGCTTCATGAAGCAGCAGGTCACCGTGGCGATGATGACGACGCCCACCAGCAGGGCGGACGACACgcccaccaccagggggatgagGAGGAGGTCGGCAACTAAAGGAGAGTGGTTTTGCTTTAGCTTTAGTTTTATTTGTGGTTACATTAAGgcactgatgatgacgacatcacctgtggtgAAGAAgtaggcaacggccaatcatggctcacctgttttctgggtttggtcagtaaactgagccatgattggtcgttacctacttcctcagcataggtgattttatcatcagtcgacaggaagtagaaaaattactttttaacagtattaattgtacatgaaaaaaaacaatgaagttaacacattaattatcgacaaaatattgacttttaattgctgaaaatggctcaatgagtcaagtatcccttgaaacTTGTGTTGGGCTCAATTTGGACAGTTTCActaaggggtgtactcacttttgttaccTGCAGTTCAGATATCAATGGctttgttttgaaatattttaaggACGCAATAAAGCTGTACAATGATTACTTTGTGGACTAATAAGTTGCGATTTAGTGTTGTGCCATGAAAAAGATCAAAtgaaacatttgcaaaaatgtGACATGTACACTCATGTTTTATTGATACTAAGTAGTTCTTATATTCACTTAATGTGTAATACTGTGTAATACTTTTAAGTAGGAATGTGAGGTTGTCGTCAAAGTGTGAGCTGTCTTATATTTTGGTTCAATTACAGTAcaattgttgatttattttaaattcatacaGTACTGGATTGGATTTCTCTTACTGGTATGTAAATGttacttaaaggggaagtcaactttaaacatttcttgacaatgtcAGATGTGACCTCAGtagtctaaatatgatattctgattaataattacatttgtgaaatacgAGTTATGCAGCAACATCCAGCCGATTTTAACCatctcagaaggcggccatattgccacttgctgtcgacttaagatgacatcacagttgctcaggcaatgaccaatcacagatcacccgttttctcaagctgagctgtgattggttgttacctgagtgatgtcattttcactcgacagcaagtggcaaattgTCCGACTTGtgataatgatttaaaaaaaaaaaaaaaaaaaaatcaggcttaattcatattccactaacacaatattaaacagaaaaacatatttagactagtggggctgcatcgaACATATTatcaatacatatttttttgacttcccttttaaaacaATCTGAAAAGTTAATAAAAGGTTTCGTGACAGTACCAATCTTAGTTTGGAAATAAATCATTTGCTTTACATTATTTTGAgagaaattgttttgttttaaatgagcTACTGTAATTTAGAACTAGCATTTCCCCAAGGGTTGAAAAGTATCCATCGAGAAGCAGCGGAAACAAATTCAAACGCAACAAGGACATCCGTCGGTCGAGCGAGCGGGCGTCTTACCTCGAGCATACAAGTAAACGGTGACTGCATTGGACTCCGCCTTGACCCCCGAGTCATACCAGCCTCCGTGCGGATCCTGCCCCCAGGCCTCAGCGTGGCATGCGTACATGCCCTGATCTTCCACGGTGGCGGCGTGGACCCGCAGCCGGTAGCTGACGGCCGACAGCCGGTCCACGCTGACCTCGCTGCCGTTGACGTAGATCTCCACCACGCCGTCGTACCGGACCGTGGCCACCAGTTTGGGTTCGGGCGGGGGGGCGGTCGGCTCCGGCGCGGGGCTTTTGGCCGAGTTGATTTGCGGCTCGGGGATGGGCCAACGCAGCCACTGCACCTGAGCCTGGGCGGGGCCCGTGGTTGTGATGGTGGCGGTGCAGAGGATGGTGATGGTGCTGCCACGTTTCAGGAGAGGCCCTCGGGCCAGCTGAGCTTCGGCTGAGACGACGACGTCTACCGAAAACAAACGTGTTCATAAGCGAGGTGGTGGAGAGGACAAAAGCGAGCGACGGCGGCGTCTCACCTTTGGTCTTTAGATTGACCGCGACGCCCTCGGACCTCTGCGTGAGCGTCGCCGGCGTGGAAGGGGCGGGGATCCGGCGTCCGGCGTACACGCTCACCACGCAGCGGTAAACGCCCGAGTCCGACGGCCGGGCCGAGAACAACTTGAGGGAGTACCTCGCATCCGCCACTTTCTCCATCGAGCCGCCGCTGGCTCGGCTGACGTCGTCCCCCCAACTCACAACGCCGTCCGGGCTCATCCTGGCCACCTCCACCTGGTAAGGCCATCAACAACAAATACATTAGTTGAGAAAGACTTTTTCTTCGCGAGTAACTTGCAAACATTTTGTCCCATTTGCTATTCAAGTTAGGGGTGGTGGgactcattttcttttttttgaaaattcagccctcgATGGTTTTTCTTAGCAACATGAAGACTATGCCTTAagacagtggttctcaaatgggggtacAGGAAGACACTCCAGgggattttaaaataattttaaaagaacagtacatatataaaatacattttagaaaaatgtaagtttataaaaaaaaaaaaaattatatagtgGGCTAATCTATTTCAGTCTCCCATACAACATTAGTTCAACCCAACATGTCATATGCCACCTAGAATCACCTGTCAATTActtgaaaacctttttttttttttaaatacagttagtataattatttatttttgtgaacagagCTATTACTATTAGGGCCGTgcaattaatttaaattcaagTACAAAGTCAATTACTACACttgacaattacaaaatcggcataatcgtaaacaaaaataaaagattattaatactaattttgagttgtttaactcattcactgcctttgacaagtatacttgtcaattgtattttttagagcggtgctaaatgggggcgaatctgagcatgctccactgtaaatatcaaacttggaaacaactttactgatgcccaaccaccggtagatgacatcattgccccattttataggaaataaacacagtttcagagtccatgggagaaatggctgtattttggcaaacctacatttttctgctgtcaattataaaagaacgggacgggacaaaaagtagggagtctattctgttatttggtagattcggtttatatataattattgaatggaatatcacgtgagtattggaaatgtaaaaattttctataatgactggcagtgaatgagttttaaaggtATATTTTTACACCTATTTTACAGTATTCTAAAATGACTAATACTGTAAATCTTTTGTCCAAAAAGAACttccataattatagtgtttcaaatattttttttcttagtatttttaaacgtttaaaatttttcttgttttgtcccaaaaaaaataatcaattattgccaaaataatcataattactttttccataatagagcagtcCTATTTACTATGATCCCAAAGGAGAAGACTTTTATAATtaaattgtttctttttattttttttagctcttttttttttttttttttttaaataattcaagAGAGACCACGTAAAAACAAATGGAATTCCAAAGGTTTTAATAAACCACTTCTTTAAGAGACAcaagaagtcagccattttggtttaaagccGCGACACTTGGGCCATGTGCGAGGGGTACTTCAAGGAAAACTTgtcaagagaattttttttttattacaatgttacttttaatatttttttcatgtttttttatagaatatttttttaattcatcatttTAGCAATATGAAATTTGGTTGACCATGACaaaaacaacccataaagtCTCGAGAGCTTATAAATGGCTTGAATCTGCAATTTGTTTGTCAATTTGACCATTTCCAGACGTCCATTTTGTTTGCTTGCTGCTAAATTAGAACTTCGTCTCTAGAATTTAATACGTTACTAGTACTAGTACACGTGTGAACGCAAGAAAGACAAGcaaacaaccattttttttttttatcattccaGTGACATTTACATATGTTCTGTTGTTTTCGCGAAGAGGAAGTAATCAAGTCTTCTGTAAACGCGAAAGGgggaattattattacaattatgaCCCAGTTTCATTCATCACTTCCCTCATGAGATAAGAGTCTTACCTCCACGCCTCCAGAGCCAATTAGCTCGCCGCCCGCAGAGCCCCTCTTCATCCACTGGACCTGCAGGCCCGAGTTGACGTCGGAAGGCAGCCCGTTGACCTCGCAGGTCAGGAGGAGGGGCGAACCCACCTGCAGGGTCACCTCGCCTTGGGGCGATGACGTCACGCTCAGAGACTCGGCTGTCGGGAGAGAGAGGAGACGGATTCAGAATTAATGAGTGATGAGACTGAGTTTACTTAAGGCGAGGACGTTAGCAAGCAGGCTACCGTAGTTAGCATtaaagctaacagttagcttgACTGTACTTGTCTGCTTGATTGCTTAGTTGTTCTCTTGTGTGCTTGTCGCAATTTGAAAACCTTTTTCCTACATATTTTCTGTTATCTAAActattaaaacacaaaattaacaCACGACAATGCCTTGAGACACGAGTTTAATTCATTCCGTGAACCATGTTCCTAACTCAAAACTCCTCAAAACAtcctttcccattgaaatgaatgggaatgccattaatccgtttcagctttctaaaaaaaaatccacctagCAATGTTTCAAGCCAAAATGAGAGCATGAGAGCAAATGAGAGAAAATTCAGTTTTGATTGGAAGTGGCTTGTGACAAATAGATCCATGCTGGTAAACAGATATTCCTTCCTCACTAATAACAATCGATGCATTGTCTTTGCAAACAAAAGGGGAAGGTGCTGAGCGAA
Encoded here:
- the igsf8 gene encoding immunoglobulin superfamily member 8; protein product: MKSAMTGIKSTLFVCLHCVLQYVASREVTVPAGPLYRVAGFSLSVPCAVSGYEGSSTQDFEWFLYRDDAGDKSLGVVSTKDKGFPYVPYQARVRNGEVRVDRDSGDRARLVMQRLRADDQGKYECYTPSTDTTYQGSYSGSVVVKVIPDTLRISYSRSLTGQPLPEGAELTLMCSASIRSEQLTHLSVTFGKRGGQAGSGGRTGPELSTVREIISIDKLLGVVPGRAYKKRYDDGDITLEKRNAEDGQDQYIMKMKVLQPNDTGAYFCEAAQWIRDPDKSWQKIAHRTLDMGNLTVKQLSESLSVTSSPQGEVTLQVGSPLLLTCEVNGLPSDVNSGLQVQWMKRGSAGGELIGSGGVEVEVARMSPDGVVSWGDDVSRASGGSMEKVADARYSLKLFSARPSDSGVYRCVVSVYAGRRIPAPSTPATLTQRSEGVAVNLKTKDVVVSAEAQLARGPLLKRGSTITILCTATITTTGPAQAQVQWLRWPIPEPQINSAKSPAPEPTAPPPEPKLVATVRYDGVVEIYVNGSEVSVDRLSAVSYRLRVHAATVEDQGMYACHAEAWGQDPHGGWYDSGVKAESNAVTVYLYARVADLLLIPLVVGVSSALLVGVVIIATVTCCFMKRLAKQRVRR